The sequence CCCTCCGGTTTTTCCACTTCTTCTGTTGGTTCGACCTGTTCAGAACCCTCGGTTTTATCCTTCCGTCCCGAAAGTTTGCCTGAAATTAGAGGTGATAAAATTAGTCCGAAGAAAGTCATTGGTCAATACTAATAGGACTCCCATTTGGGGAGTGTGACCGCATACCGAGGTGCTCCCCACTGGTTGTTGGAACGACGTGAGTCGGGCCAGGTCGCGATTCAGAAAGATGACCCATAGTCTAAACAAGGAGTGAGAAATTCCTCATCTCATAGGGGCGTACGAAGAATTGCTTCGCAAACTCCCAAGCACCAACTAACGATACTAAACTACTCTATCTATCCGCTATTGTTTTCATCCACTATTATTTGTCATAGTTTCTACTCTAAGAGTCACTCAAAGAACTTTGACTGACATTTTAACATTTTAAGAAAGtatcttttcattatattgatatgcaaaaaattgcaatttataatactttttatacaatttttgaatatctaaaatttttataatatcaaattgatgtaatctaatataattttgaagattagtcaaattgacttttaaaaaacacaatatgacaaataaaaatgaacgaagGAAGTATTTTTCTAAAGGTGATGCGATGGACAACTAACTTAAGGGTCCATCTATTTAATGCCTAAGCAACTTTTTGCCAAGTCCATAACCTCTTTCATTCGTTAACTCAGTCAATTTTAATCGATACAAATTTAACTCAATTCATTTTTATCCGTACAAATTTACCTCGATTCATTTAACACGTACCTGAAATCATCTCAGAGAGTGCCTTATCTTCATCTCGAGGCTTGAATTTCTCTGCCAAGTAGTTCTTCATTGACGCTCCTTTCTCCGGCTTAGTTTCTTCCTTTACGCTCATTTTCTCGAATGACTCTACAAGCGGAGTAGCTCCCACCTCCTCGCTATCTGTTGTGATTTCACgttaatattaatttcattcaaTTAGTTATATACATCGTcagtaagaaaataaaattacatgtcCGGTTTataaccttttttaaaaaatgaagtgGATTGATGAACCGGTCGTAGTTTGTGATCTTTTTATAACAAAGTGAATCAATGATATACACGAAAATTTGTCGTGATAATTTTTTAACATTGTTAAAACTCGATTGATTCACTATGTCAAAAATGAACTTTAGCTACAATTAATTAGCAATTACTGCTAACTATGTATTTTTAGTGACAATTAACGTTCTTTATTTCTGTCCCTAAAGTCTAATAATATTTAACAAATCTCCATAAAGacttaacactctttattaatgtacCTATTTATTGCAGCTAAAAGTATGATTCGatgtttcttttataaaagttcCAAGTACTTTGTACTCCGAAACTAAAATTCACAAGGACATCAGGGTGGCAAAATAAAACTAAACTCGCCTAATCTGTTCAAATTTGAGCGGGTTATTGACTACTCATTCATGAGTTCAACCCATTTCAATCCATTAAAATTTAACTCAATTCGCGCAATTTTCATCTCTAGAGAATTTAACTAAAATCGACTTAAATGATATACTTACATAGGGGAGGGACGTGCTCAGCTcgaataaatttatatatctacttatgaaataaaataaaacccaaattaaaaataaataaagagcaTATTTATGTGTTACACTTAAATAGTTAAATACAAAATTGAGTAACTTACTAGCGCCTGTTGGATCAGTAACTTTAGTCTGATAATTAGAAGCAGACTTATCCTCTTTTGGTGCATTTGGATcatcttctaattttatttttaatccaatTTTATCCCCCTCCATCACTAAttcatcttcatctttttcATTAGCACGGTATTGTTGAGcctccataaaatccaaaatgattttttttaaaaaaaaacttcttagTTAATTATTACTAGcaaaaaaatcttttcaatttttactATATAAAGTTTAAAAGTATGATTTGTATTGAAGCCATTTGGCGTTGTATAAGAAGTGGCACTTTGTGAGCTAAACACGTTATGTATTTAGGGGACACTATATTGTATACGTGGCCTTTTTATAAAACTATCGAAAATTTGGAAAATGGATCGTGGCCAGGATCatgaaataaattacaaaataattatttaaaatttttaaattgagTTAAAGAAGTTTTATTTCTTGGACAAaaggaaaagtaaaaaataCTTATTAGGTGTGTAAGCCaatgatattttataaaaaaaaataatataagagtagaataaattttttaatagttttattaataataataataataaaaattctaatatttatatatataattgaaaataataatgactAATAATTTAATAAGTACGTCTTAACGGAGGTAATAAATAATAGAgatatatttcataataatttttctaaaatattatctatttgtataattttagattttaataatttaataatcaaataatatcaattaaaaCTTGTTATTTAGGTAGACaattttttaagtctaatttacataaatcccatagtgtaaaaaataaattacatttttttcctaccttttttctaattaaaataattccTTAAAATTTGTACCTTCCGAATACATTAAAGAGTTTCAGATACATTAACATAAATCGGATACATAGTATGTAGCTCGGATGACTCAGATATATTACTATATCTCGAATAGATTAATTACATTAGGAGAGAAGTGAAGGACTTGGGGTTTTTAGAAATAGAAGGGAATATTggaaataagaaaaacataaaacgtgtactttagtaatttttccattttttaaaaaggattaTTTACTTGTGAAGTTAATGAACTTATGTAAAAAATCACTGGCCCAAGTCGAATTGAGCGGGCTAATAAGGTGCTTGAGGATGCTTTGGGCTTGTGTTATGGACTTTGGTGGTTAATGGGATCAAACACTATCTCTTGCGGAGTTTTTTctataacaataattattattctagCATTCAGATGAcaccatttgaagttttgtaTGAAAGAAGGGCGTGATGAggtttgaaaagaaagaaaatctcATTTTGCGATTCATTTGATATTTTGAGATTTTGGGGAAGTTTggagaggtggcctataagTTGGTCTTACGTTCGATCCTTTCAGTTGTTCACGTCGTGTTCCATGTTTCAATGTTTAAGCGATATCGTCACGATGGTTCTCATGTGATTCAGTGGAATTTTGTTGCTTTAGATTAAAATATGTCCTTTGAGGAGGAGCCGAAATTCCTATCTTGGATAGACAGACAGTTGAGATTCAAGCATATTGACTCAGTGAAGGTGCAGTGAATACACCAACCTGTTGAGAAGGCAATGTGGGAGGTAGATACCCTCAACTTTACAACCCTTCAGctaccttatttttattttcattcgaGAACGTGTCTTAAAGTGGCGGATAGTGTAATGTCTCATTTCTTgtgattttacttttaattgtcaAATGACCATTTTGCTCTTCATCATAGCATTTCATGCTTAGTTTGTGTTTTAGAAATATTTGGTATAGTCGTCGATGCGATCTCGTGTGTTATTTAGTGATTTCGCCCCTCTTGAATTGGGAATTCTTGATAGGATTCACGTCATTAAACATTTTGAGTTTCGAGCGTCTGAGGGAAATTTCATCGTTTTCATCGCATCCGGAACATTGAGTTTGACTTGGTAGAGCGGTTGGCAAGGTTTTTGATGCCTTACGTTGAAAGTTGGGTGTTTAGGCAAGAAGTTTAGCTTTAGGCAAAAACAGTGGCGGAGCCAGAAATTTCACCAAAGTtgttcaaactttaaaagagtcgataattttattttttagtgaaGTGGgtgcacaattttttttttttgctcatGAGTgagaaattaaattacatatcACTTAGTAACTAAATCATACGGaaacttaaaattataaaactatCAATGGAATAAATCAAAACTAATGGACAAAAGTCACAAAAACAATTTTTGCTTTGAATGTACTCCCTCTAgtttatattaaatgaattCTTGAGACTTTTTTTGTGATTCAAATAACTGAATAGTTCAAAGTTCGAAAGAATTATCGAAATTTTTTTCCATAGTTACCTTTTGTTTTAGTAAGATTCTTAACTATTTTACATTTTCTAAAAAGAtagtttagaaataattaaaattataatagtgataataatatttaattttatctttaaaaaaattcttgaaaatttgtatatatttaataCAGATCGAAAGTATatagaaaaacaataaaattttaattattaggttaattaatttaaggcTAGAAATATAAAGAAGATAAAGGGCAGCTAGtgtgtttaaaaaaataaaaacgctGCAAGTGAGGATCGAACCGTACACCTCTTACACGTAATTGAAAAGAGAGTAAATATATAGTTGTTCCATAGTAGTTAATCACCTAACAAAATTAAGAAtacattaattagttttttactttattatactcgcaaaattgattattttaagtgTTCACATTTGTTTGTAAAATTTCCAAGAAGCTTTTTACgagtaaattagtaaaaatattttcttatttattactCACTCGATTCCTAATTACTTACCCATTTTTGAATCGACACACCTTATTAACAAACaataattgatataataaatttagtattttacccttattaattatgaaattgatgaataaagaacTTAAGATTTTCGAAAAGCTACATATTTtccaaagtaattaattgaggatataacaggtaaaaaaaatatcatttcttgatttgtcaaaatggaaaagtaataggaacaataaaaaaaagaagtgaaaaaatTATGAGTGATAGAGGGAGTAATTCTTAAGCACTATGcataattaaaagaatgatcAACTAATACTTGGTTGAAAAACTAAGAGCATGTTTGACATTGTTGTAGGGAAactaaaattacttattttgagaaaaataatattttcttgaaaaattaagGTATTCGACAAACCAATAAAACTGCTTTGATGTACTCAATTAGAATTATTACTTCCttcatttcaaaataagtgaattgtTGAGCCTTTTAAATTAAGTGAAATGTAAGTTCATGAGAGTTGTTGGGTTTTTCATTTTTGCCCCTCATTTACATCTTCTAGGTGATAATTTTAAGAGagttcatatttatattttactttgaattatttatattttcaagaatatttaacttttaacatattttaagtcattttaacttattttaagttatttttaatattatcagACATAttcaaaatcttaaaaataatttaaaagcatGTCTAACAAACTTTTAAGCTAATCTAAACAAGATTCGTAAATTACGTAACGTACTAATAAAATCTATAGTCAATTCAAACTTTATTGTTTGGTGAAATTAGTGGacttgtttttatatataataatggtGTCTGATTCATTTTCgtctaatatttattttattttcacaattgaaattattaattttgtttatcaTGATGTGTAGTCtctttgattaaatttttaagaGGTCAAAGATGcttcctttaaaaaaaattaacgtaTATACTCAAATTCATAGAAAAAGTTCAAAGGTATATTTGacttttttccaaaataaaactaatttaatttaaagtcTCCTTCGtaaattcttttatatttataatttatagacGATGCTATTAATTTCTAGATACTTATTTTAAGTTCTTGTTTTAATTTAGGTTGACTTTGAAAGAGTCATCAAATGAATTAATAAATCGATATAGAGGGAACAAATGAGACGTAGTACTTCTATTTGACAAATTTTGTGTGGATGAATGAAGCAAAAATAAGTTGCTTAATCAATTCCAAGAAAAAATGTTTATGatgtatttgatttaatttaattataaccAAATTATTTACATCCCTTTTTCATACTCgagtcattttttaaaaaataaaaagaaacacaatatatttctACCATTTAAATTACTAACCTTGCCTCTATTACCTTGTCGTATCAAGTTCCACCACGTTAACTAACCAAGTCTTAACACAAATCTCTAGTTATTAGTTAAATTCTAAATGGAAGTCAAAGTTTGCTAGTAAAGTTGGAACTAACTCAAGGGTGTGTTttgtacaaaagaaatattctaATGGGCGGAATGTCGGTCAGTTAAGAACTCAGTAATAGAAATGAGAATGACTAATGTGTGATATATTAAGGGAGATAAAATTAGAAATGAGGATATTAAGGTCAAATCAGAGTGATTCCGACTTTTTATAGAGGACAAAATGAGGGAAGCAAAACTGAGATAATTTAGACATGTAAAAGGAGTGTGACAAACTAGCTATGGATAGTAGAGACACAAACCCAACAAATTGAGGATAGATAGTTAGACAAAACATGATGCAGTTCCAACTTACCAATGATACACGACCTTAGATAGAAAGTTATggagaatataaaaatattctcCATACTAGTATTTGTAGTATGCTTCGACttctattaatatttgttttttcttatatttcgattatcatatagtttttttattgtaatacCGTATCTTTACTAAatagaataaatatattattgtttcaGGAGAGACACAAACCCAACAAATTGAGGATAGATAGTTAGACAAAACATGAAGCAGTTCCAACTTACCAATGATACACGACCTTAGATAGGAAGTTGTGAAGAATATAGAAAAGTATTATTATTCGTTCATACTAGTATTTGTAGTATGCTTCGACttctattaatatttgttttttcttatatttcgattatcatatagtttttttattgtaatacCATATCgttactaaatataataaatatattgttgttctgattaataataataataataatattatattagattggccataaaaattaaagattaagaATCAAAAATCGAAAGAAATGATTTTGCAGTAAAAAAGGTTTAGGGCCCAACCGGGTTCGAACCGGCGACCTCTTGATCTGCAGTCAAATGCTCTACCACTGAGCTATGGACCCTAGTTGTGATTACAAGTTCAATTATACtataagtttaaataaaataataattgtttaaataaaataataatgatacaGTACCATAAAGtataagtaacaatcaaaattgatattatatttaaactaacaaCACAATACAATAGTTAAAAACAATCCAAAAAAGGGGTTAAAGATCATAGTTGGTTATTAGAattacttcttcttttttccacCCCATTctattagaagaaaaataatagtgTTTTGACTTAATTTTCGATACGACTTTTTTATTCGGAAATTTCGAAATATAATGATCAAAATTTTTTATAGATGTCCGATAAAACCTTAGGAATGGAACCAGTTCGTCTCGCGGGGAAAAAtgacgcattttcaagttcaaacgatcCCCAAAGAAGGCAAATGCATGTTTTACCGATTTTCAAGTGCTATATAGACCATGGGTTTTTATATCCAAAAAATACCGAAATCATATggctgaaatttttcatggacgtctgttaCGATCTTAGAAATGTAACAACTTTGTCTCGCGGGAAAATATTGTGCATTTTCAAGTACAAACGAACACCAAAACAGACAAAGACAAATTTTATCCATTTTCATGTGCAgccaatgaatttttttaataaaaaaatcccaaaattaaatggccaaaaattttcATGCACGTTCGTTAatgaccttagaaatggaacttGTTCTTTCCGCGGGTAAActgatgcattttcaagtttaaacgagCCCAAAAGCAGGTAAAGATAAATTTTACCtaatttcgtgtgctatagcacatgattttttttaatccgaaaatctcaaaacaaaatGGCCAAAAGTTTTAATaaacgtccattaagaccttagaaatgaaaTAAGTTCACCCCGCGggaaaaaaatatgcattttcattttcaaacgaGCTTCAAAGCAGGCAAAGacagattttatcgattttcatgtgttatagcaaatggatttttttatccaaaaatctcaaaacaaaataaccgaaattttttcatggatatccgttaagaccttagaaatagaACCAGTTCGTTCCGCGGGAAGAAACGatgaattttcaagttcaaacgagctttAAAACAAGCAAAGGCAAATTTTACAGATTTTCATGTACTATAGGccatggattttttttttatccaaaaattccaaaacaaaatgaccaaaattttaaTGAACGTCCATTAAGACAATTAGAATAGGAACAAGTTCGTCCCACGGAAAAAATTgtgcattttaaagttcaaacgaaTTCTAAAGCAGGCAAAGAcagattttaccaattttcatgtgctatatcccatgaattttttaattcagaaatcccaaaacaaaatggccgaaatttttcatggacgtttgttaagaccttagaaatagaACCAGTTCGTCCCACGGAgaaaaaatgatgcattttcaagttcaaacaagccaCAAAGTAAGCAATGATAGATTtactgattttcgtgtgctatagccaaTGGATATTATTTGATTCGAAAATCCTGAAATAAAATGGCCGAatattttcatggacgtccctCAAGACTTTAGGAATCGAACCAGTTCGTCCGGCAAGGagtgcattttaaagttcaagcGAGTCCCTTAGAAGGCAAAGATAAAATTTaccaatttttgtgtgttataagccatgaatttatttttaccCGGAAATCCTAATATAAAATGACAATTTTTTCAAGgatgtccattaagaccttagaaattgAACCATTTCATCCATGGatcattttaaagttcaaacgaaCTCCAAAGAAGGTAAAGACAGATTAtaccgattttcatgtgctatatcccataaattttttaaatgcgAAAATGTCAAAATGATATGATAGAAATTTTTCAAGGACGTCCATTTATACAATAGAAACGGAACCAGTTCGtaaaaaatgatgcattttcaagttcaaacaagccccaaagaaagtaaagaaagattttatcgattttcgtgtgaaTTAGCCCATGAATTTTATAATCTAGAAATTTCGAAACAAGATGGCCGAAATTTTTCAAAGACGTTCGGTAATACCTTAAAAATGGAACCAGTTCGTTCAACAGggaaaatggtgcattttcaagttaaaaCGAACTCAAAGTAGGCAAAGACGAATTTACCAATTTCCATGTGCTATAGCCCATTTACGTTTTTGAATCCAAAATCCCAAAATGAAATGgctgaaatttttcatagacGTCCCCAAGACCTTAGAAATTGAATCAGTTCGTCCCGCGGGAAAAAATGATGCATTATCATGTTCAAACAAGCTCAAAGTAGGCAAATGTAGATTTTtttcgattttcatgtgctatagccaTGAAATTTTTTGATCCCAAAATTCCAAAATGAAATGGCCGAATTTTTTCTAAGACATTCATTAATACCTTAGAAATAAAATGAGTTTGTCCCCCGAGG comes from Solanum pennellii chromosome 1, SPENNV200 and encodes:
- the LOC107030839 gene encoding low-temperature-induced 65 kDa protein-like: MEAQQYRANEKDEDELVMEGDKIGLKIKLEDDPNAPKEDKSASNYQTKVTDPTGANSEEVGATPLVESFEKMSVKEETKPEKGASMKNYLAEKFKPRDEDKALSEMISGKLSGRKDKTEGSEQVEPTEEVEKPEGVATQKGSTDEQRDAAGVAATTHVEGAGKSMINRLKGVASSWLHKAPPAQTPTSTTHGS